TCAAGGCCAAGACCCTAATAGTCCAAGCAACCATGCCACCGAAAGAAGCGAACCGGTGAGGTCACGGTGGACTCCAAAGCCAGAGCAAATATTGATACTTGAGTCCATCTTTAACAGTGGAATGGTAAACCCACCAAAGGATGAAACTGTGAGAATAAGGAAACTTCTAGAAAAATTTGGTTCTGTTGGTGATGCAAATGTCTTCTACTGGTTTCAAAACCGACGATCAAGATCTCGCCGCCGGCAACGCCAGATGCAGGCTAGTCTGGTTGCAGGAGAGCAAACAAATAATCAACAGGCACAAGCTAGTGGTGGTGCAATTCAATATAAAGGTTGTAACACTTCTATTGGGTTTGCAAATTCTCCTTCTTTTGTTCAATCCCCGTCTTCTTATCTTGTTGGTTCCTCTTCTTCTTATGGAGTTGTTGATGAAGATCATGGTGGAGAGAGTCTGTATTCTTTCTCTAATCAAATGGCCTTTCAAGAAGTGGAGCAAACCTCTGGTGTAACTTCAATTTTATACCCATCGGAGACTTCTAATTTGCATTACCAAACTGCTGGTGAGTGTAAGGCTGCgtccctttttctttcttcttctttttttttttcaatttcttattttccCAAAATGGAAGCCACAATTTTGCCCCAAATATTATCTCTATGATCAGAACCCTCATCCTCCGTGAACCTGAGCTAACCCCATATCTCCGAAGTAGCTCTAGCGGCcaattcctttcttttccttccatCTTTGTGAAGATGGGTGTGATTTTCTTCAAGAAACATGTACTCCTGTTATCCCCTCAAAAAGTTGTTTAGAAGTGGAAATTTCTTTTGCTACAACCTATTTAGATTtcaattatggtttttaatttttgttcttgatcaaGAGCACAAGAGTGCTACGGAATAAACTAGATAGGAGCTTTTAATGATGTGACTGTAGCTGTATGTTTTACTCTGTGAAAGTTTCGTTGTACTTGTCCGTGAAAAACAATGGTCCCCCCTTCCTGATTCACTTACAGTACCTAGAAAAATTCCACATGAAATCTTTAAGTTTTGAGGGCCTCAAAATTATCCAGTGtccttttcagttttttttattatgaagcACTAAGATCGATtacaaaattttgaaatttcaccGTCTCAGAATTGAGATTAAGGACTTATAGCAGAAATTCAACTTTCTTTCTAAACCCCTCTTGTATTTGGAATGTACATAATGTTATTCCATTTCCCTCTCCCTCCTTCTCAATTCTCAATTCGCtcgattttgttttcaattttaagaTTTGGAAAAAGGGGTAGACAGAAATCAACTATCGTCATGTGCTCAGCTAATTACTAGGAGCAAATGAAAGCTGTTGGTGCATGATGAGCTagattttcttctaaaaatacTTTCTCTATGCTGTTGTTCAGGATTCATcacagttttcatcaacgggaTTCCCACAGAAGTTCCAAGGGGGCCACTTGACATAAAAGCAATGTTTGGTCAAGATGTAGTGTTGGTCCATTCTTCTGGAGTGCCAGTACCCACTAATGAATTTGGGTTTCTAATGCAGAGCTTGCATCATGGTGAAAGCTATTTCCTGGTAATCATCTCTGGAGCATAACTATCCACTTGTGTGTTTCAGAGGCTTCCGAAGTCAATTTGAACTTCTGATCATCTTTTTATCCTTCTGATCTTTCTTTCCTGTCTTCTGCTTCCCTCTTCTCCTTCGTCTTTGCCTTTGTAGTGCTTTCTCTAGGTGGAAGCTTGCTGTGGAGTAGTTTTTAGTCTAGTCATTTAATTATTACCACTTTCTCATGTTCAAATTTAGTTAATTCCTCACTTACCATTTCTTGCTTAAGTTAGGCAGGAGAGAATTTTTGGAATTCCATGAAAAACTCTCTCCTCTCTTGGTGGgacgattttattttttctttaatcagtTCAAGATTACATAAGATTGATTAGTACTGTTTACAGTTGGCAATTCCAATGAAGTATTAGTTTAAGGTTGCCATTAGGGTTTCTAAGCAAGGTTTAGCAGTCCATTAATGCATTTAAAATTACGTTATGAGAGTCCCTACGCTATCTCTCTCctatatattccttttcttcttggaTGCTTCATGAAACATACCTCAAAGAACTCATTAAAATACTGGGCTTCTTGCTACAGGTTTCAAGATCAACTTAAATCGGTATTAAAGCTGCGTCAAGAGTGGGAGCTTCCTCTACATGTTGGTTTGCTAAGCGGATGTATTAGGAACAATATTTTACTATGATGGGCGAttgggaaggaaaaaaaaaaacgagagagagaagaaactATTAGCATTTGATCATCATGTCTTtatttgccttcttttcacttattttttgttttgaactttttttctgTTGTTTCACAGGAAGCTTCCAAAACTCAATATAATTACAGAAAACGTGTAGCAGAAAGACATTTTGTCAGCTTTTGTTTGGTcattagaaattagaaaaagatgGGCATACCTTCTATGCTTGAAGCAAACAGTACACCTAGCTTATCTATTCCTTtttcgcaaaaaaaaaaaaaggaaaggaaaactgTCGAAACTAGTCCCAGAGCCCCTTGTGATGTTTAAGACTTTAAGCTACTTCCCATGATTACGGGGCAGAGTTTCGATCCAAAATCACTTCccttcaataattatttcaattcgCCGAGGACTAAAACCTCTTGTCTAAATGCATCTTTAAGGTTATGTAGTTAAAAAACTGTCGCCACTTAACAACTTGAAGCAAATGAGAATGGCTGCTAACAAGCTTTATTCATAGGAAGTacaagtaaatatatatatttacaacaTAGTTTCTATAATTCAGCACTTCCTATAGTTAATACGCTTAAATGGTAAAAAACCTATACTGTATAATTAGAAAAAGGGGTGACGATTTGGTCAATAATCAAGTAAAGATTTTGGATTCATGCCCTATCATCGTCATCCAATTTATGAATTTCTAGcctcattaattaattacaatgtGGTTCGTCATTGCCTCAAAGAGTGGTATGAGCTAATTAACACAGTCAGTCTCAAGTTGTGGACCAGTTACGGACgtgtaactatatatatatataaagcatagTACATATACACAacttgttaaaaaacaaaatcggTCAAGTACCTTAATCCAAGACCAAGCAATATTTAAGATCACTTCCTACAAAAGATATCTCAAAGGCGTCGCCCAACGCATGATTAAGACTTTAAATTCCCAATTAAATGAAATGTGCCATGGGATTTAGGGACGGAGGATGGCTACTCTTTGTATGTATAGAGGTTAAGTTCCATTACAAGGTCTTCCATTGAGCTATAAAAACAAGGATACAAAAGATATGGGAATGTGGAAAGAAAGCGTTATTTAGTCCAATGTCTTATTGACCGATTATGGGAACCTCTATCTTCTCTTAATGGACCTTGGATTCGTGTAGATATTCTAATAATTGCACCTTTCATATACTTGTAACTATCGCGAATActcttactctctttttttattattcataattgaatttttattgaatttgcataaaatcattaaattaatgggATTCTGAGTTGTTCAATTGAAAATCATATAGATAATATATAGAAATGGGTTTCctctatatattaaaagaaaaacttttatcAAATTATCATGCTTGAAACATAaatgtaattgaaatttttagagagagagagaaaattagcGAATGAGTATGCACAACTGACATAGAAGCCTCTAAAATaacatcttcttcaacaatacTTGTATcgagaaattaaaattagagtAATCATTGTTAATTTAGTAAAATTTAAGATTAACATTTagaaagttattaaattcactTGAATGTATTAGATCAATATCAAGAGTGTGGCTTTAAGATtgtatatcaaaactaaaatttaaaggattgatttgaTGGTTAAGAAAGTTTTCTTGGTTTgttaa
This window of the Populus trichocarpa isolate Nisqually-1 chromosome 13, P.trichocarpa_v4.1, whole genome shotgun sequence genome carries:
- the LOC7489706 gene encoding WUSCHEL-related homeobox 11 isoform X1, whose protein sequence is MEDNQGQDPNSPSNHATERSEPVRSRWTPKPEQILILESIFNSGMVNPPKDETVRIRKLLEKFGSVGDANVFYWFQNRRSRSRRRQRQMQASLVAGEQTNNQQAQASGGAIQYKGCNTSIGFANSPSFVQSPSSYLVGSSSSYGVVDEDHGGESLYSFSNQMAFQEVEQTSGVTSILYPSETSNLHYQTAGFITVFINGIPTEVPRGPLDIKAMFGQDVVLVHSSGVPVPTNEFGFLMQSLHHGESYFLVIISGA
- the LOC7489706 gene encoding WUSCHEL-related homeobox 11 isoform X2, with amino-acid sequence MEDNQGQDPNSPSNHATERSEPVRSRWTPKPEQILILESIFNSGMVNPPKDETVRIRKLLEKFGSVGDANVFYWFQNRRSRSRRRQRQMQASLVAGEQTNNQQAQASGGAIQYKGCNTSIGFANSPSFVQSPSSYLVGSSSSYGVVDEDHGGESLYSFSNQMAFQEVEQTSGVTSILYPSETSNLHYQTAGFITVFINGIPTEVPRGPLDIKAMFGQDVVLVHSSGVPVPTNEFGFLMQSLHHGESYFLVSRST